Proteins encoded in a region of the Agromyces protaetiae genome:
- a CDS encoding SDR family NAD(P)-dependent oxidoreductase, translated as MAEASAGPGEAAGTAADAASGRTVLVAGATSPSGLAVARALATAGARVVVVGRDELRVHALTAEVPGVVGEVADLADEDEVLELAMRVRARLGQVDGVVHLVGGWRGGGGIPDQSDADYRVLERSFTALRHVSRAFWDDLVASPAGRIAAVSSTTVARPSAGGANYTAVKAATESWMRSLAHGFATADASAAAVTYRVGSLAGLEERLAASVVALWDPGADATALNTATRDGATVPLAE; from the coding sequence ATGGCTGAGGCGTCCGCCGGGCCCGGCGAGGCGGCCGGCACGGCGGCCGACGCGGCGTCCGGCCGGACGGTGCTCGTCGCGGGGGCGACCAGCCCGTCCGGCCTGGCGGTCGCGCGCGCATTGGCGACCGCCGGCGCGCGGGTCGTGGTCGTCGGTCGCGACGAGCTCCGGGTGCACGCGCTCACGGCGGAGGTGCCGGGTGTCGTCGGCGAGGTCGCCGACCTGGCCGACGAAGACGAGGTCCTCGAGCTCGCGATGCGCGTCCGCGCGCGCCTCGGCCAGGTCGACGGCGTCGTGCACCTCGTCGGCGGCTGGCGCGGTGGCGGCGGCATCCCCGACCAGTCGGACGCCGACTACCGCGTGCTCGAACGCTCGTTCACCGCGCTGCGCCATGTCAGCCGCGCGTTCTGGGACGACCTCGTGGCCTCACCCGCGGGCCGCATCGCGGCCGTGTCGTCGACCACCGTCGCGCGGCCCAGCGCCGGCGGCGCCAACTACACGGCCGTCAAGGCCGCGACCGAGTCGTGGATGCGCTCGCTCGCACACGGCTTCGCCACGGCGGATGCCTCGGCCGCGGCCGTGACCTACCGGGTCGGCTCGCTCGCGGGCCTCGAAGAGCGGCTCGCGGCATCCGTCGTCGCGCTCTGGGACCCCGGGGCCGACGCGACGGCGCTGAACACGGCGACGCGCGACGGCGCGACGGTCCCGCTGGCCGAGTAA